One genomic segment of Sphingorhabdus sp. M41 includes these proteins:
- a CDS encoding cytochrome P450, whose amino-acid sequence MATKADINLLDVETQQCPYDAYKVLREEAPVYKQPGTDIYVITRYEDVRRVLLDPETFPSSPKKFAAFNKTGTTERQQLVQQRFEENGWLPEPTLSSRDDPNHKQMRAMFNEAFKPSKIKTMDPLVETLAYELIDGFIDDGQCNWVSQFAVPLPLYIIGEQMGAPRQDMWKIKRWTDAFFQRISMMLDEESELEMVDREIEGQHYFHPIFERLRKNPDDSLLSELVNRVIEEWGRPLNDNELHAEMMADTFVGGSETTTNALASGIRLLIENKHVWEQLNSDPDKYMKTFVEEVVRLESPMQSLMRFAGEEVEMHGVTIPKGALINVRYAAANRDESVFECPEKIDLERKKAGAHMGFGSGVHHCLGAPLARRELIWGFTAVVDRFEDMWFIEGKNDFAIHPHFLLRSLKELHIGFTPKAN is encoded by the coding sequence ATGGCAACGAAGGCCGATATCAATCTGCTTGATGTGGAAACGCAGCAATGCCCTTATGACGCCTATAAGGTGCTGCGCGAGGAGGCGCCGGTCTACAAGCAGCCGGGCACCGATATCTATGTGATCACCCGCTACGAGGATGTGCGCCGCGTCCTGCTCGATCCTGAAACCTTTCCGAGCAGCCCGAAGAAATTTGCCGCCTTCAACAAGACCGGCACCACCGAACGGCAACAGCTGGTGCAACAGCGTTTTGAGGAAAACGGCTGGCTGCCCGAGCCGACCTTGTCGAGCCGCGATGATCCCAATCACAAACAGATGCGGGCGATGTTCAACGAGGCGTTCAAGCCGAGCAAGATCAAGACCATGGATCCGCTGGTCGAGACCCTGGCCTATGAACTGATCGACGGCTTTATCGATGACGGCCAGTGTAACTGGGTCAGCCAATTCGCCGTACCTTTGCCGCTCTATATCATTGGCGAGCAAATGGGCGCGCCGCGCCAGGATATGTGGAAGATCAAGCGCTGGACCGATGCCTTTTTCCAGCGGATTTCGATGATGCTCGACGAGGAATCCGAACTGGAAATGGTCGACCGCGAGATCGAGGGGCAGCATTATTTCCATCCCATTTTCGAGCGGCTGCGCAAGAATCCCGACGACAGCCTGCTCAGCGAGCTGGTCAACCGGGTGATCGAGGAATGGGGCCGGCCGCTCAACGACAATGAGCTGCACGCCGAGATGATGGCGGACACATTTGTCGGCGGCAGCGAGACGACGACCAACGCGCTGGCATCGGGCATCCGCTTGCTGATCGAGAACAAGCATGTCTGGGAGCAGCTGAACAGCGATCCCGACAAATATATGAAGACCTTTGTCGAGGAAGTGGTGCGGCTGGAATCGCCGATGCAGAGCCTGATGCGCTTTGCCGGAGAAGAGGTGGAGATGCACGGCGTCACCATACCGAAGGGTGCGCTGATCAATGTCCGCTATGCCGCCGCCAATCGCGACGAGAGCGTGTTTGAATGTCCGGAGAAAATCGACCTGGAGCGCAAGAAAGCCGGTGCTCATATGGGCTTTGGCTCCGGCGTCCACCATTGTCTCGGCGCTCCGCTCGCCCGGCGTGAATTGATCTGGGGCTTTACCGCAGTGGTCGACCGGTTCGAGGACATGTGGTTTATCGAGGGCAAGAATGATTTTGCCATCCACCCGCATTTCCTGCTCCGATCGCTGAAGGAACTGCATATCGGTTTCACGCCCAAGGCAAACTGA
- a CDS encoding carboxymuconolactone decarboxylase family protein: MSRISKLPPEGWDPRIRAAVNPDAATDLEQGLVRHFAHCPEQALGLMQFGGALKAGRNLPERLVELVRLRIAFFNQCRSCMAIRYTDAVNDGVDEGAVCSLEKPQEADNLSDAEKAAIHYGELMATDHLAIDDAVHVGLREYFSEAQIVELGMTCAFFVGFGRLAATWHMVEELPAAFQKAQTIAPWGEEKIQVR; encoded by the coding sequence ATGAGCCGGATATCGAAGCTGCCGCCGGAGGGTTGGGATCCACGGATCAGGGCTGCCGTGAATCCGGACGCCGCGACCGACCTCGAGCAGGGCCTTGTCCGCCATTTTGCCCATTGTCCCGAGCAGGCACTCGGCCTCATGCAATTTGGCGGTGCGCTCAAGGCAGGCCGTAACCTGCCGGAGCGACTGGTCGAACTGGTCCGGCTGCGGATTGCTTTCTTCAACCAGTGCCGCAGCTGCATGGCGATCCGCTACACCGATGCCGTTAATGACGGCGTCGATGAAGGCGCGGTCTGTTCGCTGGAGAAGCCGCAGGAAGCCGACAATCTCAGCGACGCAGAGAAGGCGGCGATCCATTATGGCGAGCTGATGGCGACCGATCATCTGGCGATTGATGATGCTGTCCATGTCGGTCTGCGCGAATATTTCAGCGAAGCACAGATTGTTGAACTGGGCATGACCTGTGCCTTTTTCGTCGGCTTCGGTCGGCTGGCAGCGACCTGGCATATGGTCGAAGAACTGCCCGCGGCGTTCCAGAAAGCCCAGACCATTGCACCATGGGGGGAAGAGAAAATTCAGGTGCGCTAG
- a CDS encoding toxic anion resistance protein, whose product MATETITATDELKLTPPDPVVPVAPEKAGGLVSIGDEVKSKLEEKVDHFIDDLIAQDQNSPEFGKKVDQITNIGRKEIAEAAGQSNRFLDRPIRSMDEESGIGSDLAELRRTVEDLDPGKRGNLTAKKKIFGIIPFGNKMRNYFDGYKSAQGHIGSILDRLRSGKDELLMDNAAIDVERKNLWAAMGRLEQMIHVSKVMDQRLEDKAAELDATDPGKAKAIRESALFYVRQRTQDLLTQMAVTVQGYLALDLVKRNNVELVKGVDRASTTTVGALRTGVTVAQALTNQKLVLDQITALNTTTAGVIDSTSEMLKNQTGQIHEQAASSTIPLETLQRAFQNVYDTMDNIDTFKLKALENMKATVNSLSGEIEKSKGYIARSEGQAKAQLEAPSENPLSALEE is encoded by the coding sequence ATGGCGACCGAAACAATCACCGCGACCGATGAACTGAAATTGACTCCGCCGGATCCGGTGGTTCCTGTCGCTCCCGAAAAGGCCGGAGGCCTGGTTTCGATCGGCGACGAGGTTAAGTCCAAGCTCGAGGAAAAAGTTGACCATTTTATCGACGATTTGATCGCTCAGGATCAAAATAGTCCCGAATTTGGTAAAAAAGTGGACCAGATTACCAATATTGGCCGCAAGGAAATTGCCGAAGCGGCGGGCCAGTCCAACCGTTTTCTCGATCGCCCGATCCGGTCGATGGACGAAGAAAGCGGCATTGGCTCCGATCTCGCCGAATTGCGCCGGACGGTCGAGGATCTTGATCCGGGCAAGCGCGGCAATCTGACTGCCAAGAAGAAGATTTTCGGAATCATCCCGTTCGGCAACAAGATGCGCAATTATTTCGACGGCTACAAGAGCGCGCAGGGCCATATCGGTTCGATCCTGGACCGGCTTCGTTCCGGCAAGGACGAATTGCTGATGGACAATGCGGCAATAGATGTCGAACGCAAGAATCTCTGGGCGGCCATGGGTCGGCTGGAGCAGATGATCCACGTTTCCAAGGTCATGGACCAGCGGCTCGAAGACAAGGCTGCCGAACTGGACGCCACCGATCCGGGCAAGGCCAAGGCGATCCGCGAAAGCGCGCTTTTCTATGTTCGGCAACGCACGCAGGATCTGCTCACCCAGATGGCGGTTACCGTACAGGGCTATCTTGCGCTCGATCTGGTGAAGCGCAACAATGTAGAACTGGTCAAGGGCGTCGACCGGGCCAGCACAACCACGGTGGGCGCTTTGCGCACCGGTGTGACCGTCGCTCAGGCGCTGACCAACCAGAAGCTGGTCCTCGACCAGATTACCGCGCTCAACACGACGACGGCAGGCGTGATCGACAGCACCAGTGAGATGCTGAAGAACCAGACCGGCCAGATCCACGAGCAGGCTGCCTCGTCGACCATTCCGCTCGAAACGCTGCAACGCGCGTTCCAGAATGTCTACGACACGATGGACAATATCGACACGTTCAAGTTGAAAGCATTGGAGAATATGAAGGCGACCGTGAATTCTCTTTCCGGCGAGATCGAGAAATCCAAAGGCTATATTGCGCGATCCGAAGGGCAGGCAAAGGCGCAGCTGGAAGCGCCTTCCGAAAACCCCCTGTCGGCGCTGGAGGAATAG
- a CDS encoding arylesterase yields MLKNLVLYGFTLAFLQLLIACGPAPEAAQAVPEDVETASTEVGGDQKAEVKEAEILIVAFGDSLYAGYGLDQKEGFAPELQAALKAAGKDVRVHNAGVSGDTTAAGLRRMDFVLDSLSRKPDLVILGLGGNDLLRGLKPADTRANLDAMVKKLQDRGISVMLTGMLAPPNLGAKFSDEFNIIYPALARKYDVALYPFFMDGVVGNPSLFLPDGLHPTAEGIDIIVGKIAPQVVEVLKG; encoded by the coding sequence ATGTTGAAGAATTTGGTCTTATATGGGTTCACACTAGCATTTCTGCAACTTTTGATCGCTTGTGGCCCCGCGCCGGAAGCGGCGCAAGCTGTTCCAGAGGACGTAGAGACGGCATCGACCGAAGTGGGCGGCGATCAGAAGGCGGAAGTGAAAGAGGCTGAAATCCTGATCGTTGCTTTTGGTGACAGCCTTTATGCCGGCTATGGTCTGGACCAAAAAGAGGGCTTTGCACCGGAACTGCAGGCGGCGCTGAAGGCGGCCGGCAAGGACGTTCGGGTGCACAATGCTGGCGTGTCGGGCGATACGACGGCTGCGGGACTGCGGCGGATGGATTTCGTTCTGGATAGCCTGTCGCGCAAGCCTGACCTGGTGATATTGGGGCTCGGTGGCAATGACCTGCTGCGCGGTCTGAAACCGGCTGATACCCGCGCCAATCTGGATGCGATGGTCAAAAAGCTTCAGGATCGTGGCATCTCGGTAATGCTGACGGGCATGCTGGCTCCGCCCAATCTGGGGGCGAAATTCAGCGATGAATTCAATATCATCTACCCTGCGCTTGCCAGAAAATATGATGTCGCGCTCTACCCGTTCTTCATGGATGGTGTGGTGGGAAATCCCAGTCTTTTCCTGCCCGATGGCCTGCATCCGACCGCCGAGGGCATTGATATCATCGTGGGAAAAATCGCGCCGCAAGTGGTGGAAGTGCTGAAAGGCTGA
- a CDS encoding ABC transporter ATP-binding protein: MIQKTAASSDAATVEPHIAIAARNVTLSLGEGTARVDILRGIDLSIEEGKTVALLGPSGSGKSSLMAILSGLERATGGTVNIAGADFGTMNEDQLAVARRGRVGIVLQAFHLLPTMTALENVAVPLELDGQPDPFEIAAKELTAVGLGDRLGHYPTQLSGGEQQRVAIARAMASRPTIIFADEPTGNLDGTTGEKIITLLFDRQQATAATLLIITHDPELAKRCDRIIELRDGLIERDSAA; this comes from the coding sequence ATGATCCAGAAAACCGCCGCATCGAGCGACGCCGCCACAGTTGAACCCCATATCGCGATTGCAGCCCGGAATGTCACCCTGTCTTTGGGGGAAGGAACAGCGCGAGTCGATATTCTGCGCGGTATCGATCTGTCGATCGAGGAGGGCAAGACAGTGGCCTTGCTCGGGCCGTCCGGGTCTGGCAAATCTTCGCTGATGGCGATCCTGTCCGGTCTCGAACGGGCAACCGGTGGTACGGTAAACATTGCCGGCGCCGACTTCGGCACGATGAACGAGGATCAGCTGGCGGTTGCCCGGCGCGGCCGCGTAGGCATAGTATTGCAGGCCTTTCACCTGCTCCCCACGATGACAGCGCTGGAGAACGTTGCGGTTCCGCTCGAACTGGACGGCCAACCCGATCCCTTTGAAATCGCTGCAAAGGAATTGACGGCAGTCGGCCTCGGCGACCGTCTCGGCCATTATCCGACCCAGCTGTCCGGCGGTGAACAACAACGCGTGGCCATTGCCCGCGCGATGGCCTCGCGGCCAACGATCATCTTCGCAGACGAACCCACCGGCAATCTCGACGGCACCACCGGCGAGAAAATCATCACTTTGCTGTTCGATCGCCAGCAAGCCACCGCAGCAACCCTGCTGATCATTACCCATGATCCCGAACTGGCCAAGCGTTGCGATCGAATCATCGAATTGCGCGACGGTCTGATCGAACGGGACAGCGCCGCGTGA
- a CDS encoding ABC transporter permease, producing the protein MSAELGKAWTIARRDLRGRFVGLRLLIICLFLGVATLAAIGSLTNAITEELANRGQAILGGDLEIAVAQREATVEELAALKQAGTLSETLRMQAMARLPDGSDTQLVELKGVDGGYPLYGNFTLENSQRVSAPGPQEIYVTPALKQRLALESGDQVDFGEASFTVSGIIAEEPDRLSEGLSLGPVAITSLDGLRATQLIQPGSLFESKYRLKLPATDIPREVGDRLSERFPNASWEVKTRDDGAPSTRRFIERMGQFLTLVGLASLVIAGIGVGNGVASYLRGKQGAIATLKILGADSAMIFRIYLFQIMAVALGAIALGLVIGALAPLAIIQIAGDVLPIKPEFAVYPLPLLVSALYGLLIAVIFALPPLSRAKTIPAAGIIRGEGRSWRQIDRQSWVGVGLAIAAIIALALGTANEPLFSASFMGAAAAILLLLTGLGALIRWLASKAPRPKHPLLRLALTSLHRPGAQTGQLVVALGLGLTLFATLSAIQTSLTNEIRSTVPRDAPSFFVLDIPVERADEFRAKVAETSKAAEVNIVPTLRGSITEFRGQRVSELETLPEGAWVLRGDRGLTYSATIPEGSEIAEGEWWPVDYDGPPLVSVDEEQGAAMGLKIGDSLTVSLLGVEIPARVASFRKVNWRNFGFNYVLVFPPSVLADVPHNVAATIQLEAAREDQLLGILPQEFPSISMVKVKEIASQIGDILDQMATAIAAAASIAIFSGIAVLIGAIAASRQARVYDSVILKLLGATRAQILSVQAIEYALLAFLLSAVALGLGLFAGWFVITQIFEFTWQPDWGIVLLTLGIGAIATLGIGLLGSIPVLSAKPARALREL; encoded by the coding sequence GTGAGCGCTGAACTCGGCAAAGCATGGACTATTGCCCGCCGTGATCTGCGGGGACGGTTCGTCGGCCTTCGGCTGCTGATTATCTGCCTGTTTCTCGGCGTTGCCACTTTGGCAGCCATTGGCAGTCTGACCAACGCGATCACCGAAGAACTGGCCAATCGCGGTCAGGCGATTTTGGGCGGCGATCTGGAGATTGCGGTTGCCCAGCGGGAAGCCACTGTCGAGGAACTGGCCGCCCTCAAGCAGGCAGGAACCCTCTCTGAAACGCTGCGGATGCAGGCGATGGCTCGGTTGCCGGACGGCAGCGACACGCAACTGGTCGAGCTGAAAGGCGTCGATGGTGGCTACCCGCTTTATGGCAATTTCACGCTCGAGAATAGCCAGAGGGTTTCTGCACCCGGACCACAGGAAATCTATGTCACCCCTGCCCTGAAGCAGCGGCTGGCACTGGAAAGCGGAGACCAAGTCGACTTTGGCGAGGCCAGTTTTACTGTCTCTGGCATCATCGCCGAAGAACCTGACAGGCTCAGCGAAGGCCTGTCGCTGGGGCCGGTGGCAATAACGTCGCTGGACGGTCTACGCGCCACACAATTGATCCAGCCCGGTAGCCTGTTCGAGAGCAAATATCGTCTCAAACTGCCTGCTACCGACATTCCCCGTGAGGTCGGCGACCGGCTTTCCGAGCGATTCCCTAACGCCTCGTGGGAAGTCAAGACACGCGACGATGGTGCGCCAAGCACGAGACGCTTCATTGAACGCATGGGACAATTTCTGACTCTGGTTGGCCTCGCCTCACTGGTGATCGCTGGCATCGGCGTCGGCAATGGCGTTGCCTCTTACCTGCGCGGCAAGCAGGGTGCGATCGCCACGCTCAAGATACTTGGCGCAGACAGCGCGATGATCTTTCGCATCTATCTGTTCCAGATCATGGCGGTGGCACTGGGCGCCATTGCTCTGGGTCTCGTCATTGGTGCCCTGGCTCCGCTGGCGATCATCCAGATCGCGGGCGATGTTCTACCCATCAAACCGGAATTTGCCGTCTATCCGCTGCCTTTGCTGGTCAGCGCACTCTATGGATTGCTGATCGCCGTCATCTTCGCCCTGCCCCCCTTGTCGCGGGCAAAGACAATCCCGGCAGCCGGTATCATCCGCGGCGAAGGCCGTTCTTGGCGCCAGATTGACCGGCAAAGCTGGGTTGGTGTGGGCCTGGCGATTGCCGCCATCATCGCGCTCGCTCTCGGCACAGCCAATGAACCTTTATTTTCCGCCTCGTTCATGGGCGCAGCAGCCGCGATCTTGCTCCTGCTGACTGGATTGGGCGCGCTGATCCGCTGGCTGGCCAGCAAGGCCCCGCGCCCGAAACATCCATTGTTGCGACTCGCGCTGACCAGCCTGCATCGTCCCGGTGCCCAGACTGGACAGCTGGTTGTCGCACTGGGACTCGGCTTGACCCTGTTCGCCACGCTGTCTGCAATCCAGACCAGCCTGACCAACGAAATCCGCTCGACCGTTCCCCGCGATGCCCCGAGCTTTTTCGTGCTCGACATCCCGGTCGAACGCGCCGACGAATTCCGCGCCAAGGTCGCGGAGACTTCCAAAGCTGCCGAAGTGAATATCGTACCGACGCTGCGCGGATCCATCACCGAATTCCGCGGCCAGCGGGTTTCCGAACTGGAAACCCTCCCCGAAGGCGCATGGGTGCTGCGTGGCGATCGCGGCCTCACCTATAGTGCGACTATTCCCGAAGGCAGCGAAATTGCCGAGGGCGAGTGGTGGCCTGTTGATTATGACGGACCGCCTCTGGTCTCGGTCGATGAAGAACAGGGCGCGGCAATGGGCCTCAAAATCGGAGACAGCCTGACCGTCAGCCTCCTCGGTGTCGAGATTCCGGCCAGGGTAGCCTCGTTCCGCAAGGTTAACTGGCGCAATTTCGGCTTCAACTATGTACTGGTCTTCCCGCCCAGCGTTCTGGCTGATGTCCCGCATAATGTCGCAGCGACCATCCAGCTGGAAGCGGCCAGGGAAGATCAACTGCTCGGCATATTACCGCAGGAATTCCCGTCCATCTCGATGGTCAAGGTCAAGGAAATCGCCTCCCAGATCGGCGACATATTGGACCAGATGGCCACCGCCATTGCTGCCGCCGCCTCGATCGCGATCTTCTCCGGCATCGCGGTGCTGATCGGCGCCATTGCCGCATCGCGCCAGGCGCGGGTCTATGACAGCGTGATCCTGAAGCTGCTCGGCGCAACGCGGGCACAGATATTATCGGTTCAGGCAATCGAATATGCGCTGCTGGCATTTCTGTTATCAGCGGTGGCTCTGGGGCTCGGCCTGTTTGCCGGCTGGTTCGTGATCACCCAGATTTTCGAGTTCACCTGGCAGCCGGATTGGGGAATCGTCCTGCTGACGCTGGGCATCGGCGCGATTGCAACCCTGGGGATCGGCTTGCTTGGCTCCATCCCGGTGCTGTCGGCCAAACCGGCAAGGGCTTTGCGAGAGCTATAG
- a CDS encoding bile acid:sodium symporter family protein produces MQTVRLILTDKFIWLLSGAVLLATLLPVQGVAKEVAGILFNAGIFAVFLLHGIRLERHEVRAGLSNIRLQGTIFVWVFGVMLAIGLLLSRAVEQVLPADVALGFLFLGVLPSTVQSATSYCAIARGNVAASVVASAFINLVGVFLSPLLFALLARAAGVEITSETIIKLAAILLLPFVLGQTFQKWLRPWVMQHKDLTGWIDRGAIALAVYVSFSAAIIAGMWSRVSGTEFTWLAAALLFWLGLAFGGTWLLGGLMGFARHDRKTLLFSGAQKSVAIGAPLAAIIFAPERAGLVILPLIFYHLAQLFLSAPVAVRLAGDED; encoded by the coding sequence ATGCAAACCGTTCGTCTGATCCTCACTGATAAATTCATCTGGCTGCTCAGCGGAGCGGTGCTTCTAGCAACCCTGTTGCCTGTGCAGGGGGTGGCAAAAGAGGTGGCGGGGATTTTATTCAACGCCGGCATTTTTGCAGTATTTCTGCTCCACGGTATCCGACTCGAACGGCATGAAGTGCGGGCAGGGTTGAGCAATATCCGGCTGCAGGGTACGATATTCGTTTGGGTATTCGGGGTGATGCTGGCAATCGGTCTGCTGCTATCCAGGGCGGTCGAACAGGTGTTGCCTGCCGACGTCGCGCTGGGCTTCCTATTCTTGGGTGTGTTGCCCTCAACAGTGCAGTCGGCAACCAGCTATTGCGCTATCGCCAGGGGGAATGTGGCCGCTTCCGTGGTCGCTAGCGCCTTCATAAATCTCGTCGGAGTTTTTCTGTCGCCGCTATTGTTTGCGCTGCTCGCGCGCGCCGCTGGCGTTGAAATCACGTCCGAGACAATCATCAAGCTCGCCGCCATATTGTTATTGCCGTTCGTTCTGGGGCAGACTTTTCAAAAATGGCTGCGACCCTGGGTGATGCAGCATAAGGATCTGACGGGCTGGATCGACCGGGGGGCAATTGCCCTGGCGGTCTATGTTTCCTTTTCTGCGGCCATCATCGCCGGGATGTGGAGCCGGGTGAGCGGTACCGAATTTACCTGGCTGGCTGCTGCTCTGTTATTTTGGCTGGGACTGGCCTTTGGCGGCACATGGCTGCTGGGCGGCCTTATGGGATTCGCCCGCCATGATCGAAAAACACTGCTATTCTCCGGAGCGCAGAAGAGCGTTGCCATTGGCGCGCCGCTGGCGGCGATAATCTTTGCTCCAGAACGGGCCGGCTTGGTGATATTGCCGCTGATTTTCTATCATCTTGCGCAACTGTTTCTTTCGGCTCCGGTGGCGGTAAGATTGGCCGGAGACGAGGATTAA
- the typA gene encoding translational GTPase TypA, producing MSLRNIAIIAHVDHGKTTLVDQLFRQSGTFRDNERVEERAMDSNDLEKERGITILAKCTSVEWKGTRINIVDTPGHADFGGEVERILSMVDGVILLVDSAEGAMPQTKFVTGKALALGLKPIVVVNKIDRPDGRAEEVLDEVFDLFVNLDANDEQLDFPSLFASGRNGYAGTSPDVREGDLSPLFDKIIEHVPEPDVDPDAEFKFLVTLLDRDNFVGRILTGKVESGKIDINMPIHAIDMDGNIVETGRATKIMAFNGLERVPVESAKAGDIISLAGLTKATVSNTICDVSVKTPIAAQPIDPPTLSMRFAVNDSPVAGREGDKVTSRVIRDRLAREAESNVAIKVTESDDKDSFEVAGRGELQLGVLIETMRREGFELGISRPRVLYREENGKRQEPYETVVIDVDDEYSSTVVSKMQRRKAELTEQRPSGAGKTRLTFSAPSRGLIGYHGEFLSDTRGTGLMNRLFEKYDDYKGVIEGRPVGVLVSNGTGNTAAYALNMLEERGVLFIGAQTPVYEGMIIGENAKPGDLDVNPMKSKALTNFRVSGKEDAIRLTTPKVMTLEQAIAYIDDDELVEVTPKNIRLRKRYLDPNDRKKASRQAAAA from the coding sequence ATGTCCCTTCGCAATATCGCAATCATTGCGCACGTTGATCACGGCAAAACAACCCTGGTTGACCAGCTTTTCCGCCAATCCGGCACATTTCGCGACAATGAACGTGTCGAGGAACGGGCGATGGATTCGAACGATCTTGAAAAAGAACGCGGCATCACGATTCTCGCAAAATGCACCAGCGTCGAGTGGAAAGGCACGCGGATCAATATTGTTGATACCCCGGGCCATGCCGACTTTGGTGGCGAGGTTGAACGCATCCTGTCGATGGTCGACGGTGTGATTCTGCTCGTCGACAGCGCCGAAGGCGCTATGCCGCAGACCAAATTCGTGACCGGCAAGGCTCTGGCTCTCGGCCTGAAGCCGATTGTTGTCGTCAACAAGATCGACCGTCCCGATGGCCGCGCTGAAGAAGTGCTCGACGAAGTGTTCGACCTGTTCGTCAATCTTGACGCCAATGATGAGCAGCTTGATTTCCCTTCGCTCTTCGCCAGCGGCCGCAACGGCTATGCCGGTACGAGCCCGGATGTACGTGAAGGCGATCTGTCTCCCCTGTTCGACAAGATTATCGAACATGTGCCGGAGCCTGACGTTGATCCGGACGCTGAATTCAAGTTTCTCGTCACGTTGCTCGACCGCGACAATTTTGTGGGCCGCATTCTCACCGGCAAGGTTGAAAGCGGAAAAATCGACATTAACATGCCGATCCATGCGATCGATATGGACGGCAACATCGTCGAAACCGGCCGCGCCACCAAGATCATGGCCTTTAACGGCCTTGAACGGGTCCCTGTGGAAAGCGCCAAGGCGGGTGATATCATTTCCCTTGCCGGCCTGACAAAAGCGACCGTTTCCAACACAATCTGCGATGTTTCGGTAAAAACACCGATTGCTGCACAACCGATCGATCCACCAACACTGTCCATGCGCTTTGCGGTGAATGACAGTCCGGTTGCCGGCCGCGAAGGCGACAAGGTTACCAGTCGCGTGATCCGCGATCGCCTCGCACGCGAAGCCGAATCCAATGTCGCGATCAAAGTCACCGAAAGCGACGACAAGGACAGCTTTGAAGTTGCTGGCCGCGGCGAATTGCAACTCGGCGTGCTGATCGAGACGATGCGCCGCGAAGGCTTTGAGCTGGGCATTTCCCGTCCGCGGGTTCTCTACCGCGAAGAAAATGGCAAACGCCAGGAACCTTATGAAACCGTTGTCATCGACGTTGATGACGAATATTCCAGCACTGTGGTTTCCAAGATGCAGCGCCGCAAGGCGGAACTGACCGAGCAGCGTCCTTCCGGCGCTGGCAAGACCCGTCTGACCTTCTCCGCACCTTCGCGCGGCCTGATCGGCTATCATGGCGAATTTCTGTCCGACACCCGCGGCACCGGCCTGATGAACCGTCTGTTTGAAAAATATGACGATTATAAGGGCGTCATCGAAGGCCGTCCGGTTGGCGTGCTGGTGTCCAATGGTACTGGCAACACGGCAGCTTATGCGCTGAACATGCTCGAAGAGCGCGGCGTACTGTTTATCGGCGCACAGACCCCGGTTTACGAAGGCATGATCATTGGCGAAAATGCCAAGCCTGGCGATCTCGACGTCAACCCGATGAAATCAAAAGCGCTGACCAACTTCCGGGTCTCCGGCAAGGAAGACGCCATCCGTCTGACCACGCCGAAAGTCATGACGCTGGAACAGGCCATTGCCTATATCGACGATGACGAACTGGTCGAGGTAACGCCCAAGAATATCCGCCTGCGCAAACGCTATCTCGATCCAAACGATCGCAAGAAAGCGTCCCGTCAAGCAGCGGCTGCCTAA